The following coding sequences lie in one Rutidosis leptorrhynchoides isolate AG116_Rl617_1_P2 chromosome 4, CSIRO_AGI_Rlap_v1, whole genome shotgun sequence genomic window:
- the LOC139840206 gene encoding protein FATTY ACID EXPORT 1, chloroplastic-like isoform X1, translating to MSSLISRSSCFSAIYTPLHPRNRSHLPILRSTALMMMNNDGRAIKASGLEFRPALNHTSKGHFDVLGKASSSTTEYVNGEEIDREEINEPVEDSVSEQQRSAKIHDFCFGIPYGGIVLIGGLVGYIFSRNTAVLMTGGLYGGAVLALSILSLKIWSQGQSSIPFILGQTGVAAALLWKNIQTYSLTKKILPTGFSIVLSAAMLCFYSYVMLSGGNPPPKKLKSVAASQS from the exons ATGTCATCACTAATCTCCCGATCATCATGTTTCTCCGCAATTTACACTCCATTACATCCCCGTAATCGATCACACCTCCCTATTCTTCGTTCTACG GCATTAATGATGATGAATAATGATGGGCGTGCCATAAAAGCATCTGGTTTAGAGTTTAGGCCAGCTCTAAATCATACATCAAAAGGGCATTTTGATGTTTTAGGGAAAGCTAGTTCAAGTACTACTGAATATGTCAATGGAGAAGAGATTGATAGAGAAGAGATTAATGAACCAGTTGAAGATTCAGTCTCTGAACAACAACGATCAGCAAAGATTCATGATTTTTGTTTTGGTATTCCGTATG GTGGCATTGTTTTGATTGGGGGACTCGTGGGTTATATTTTCTCAAGAAACACTGCTGTTTTGATGACCGGTGGACTCTATGGAGGTGCTGTTTTGGCACTTAGCATTTTAAGTCTCAAAATCTGGAGTCAAGGACAGTCCAGCATACCATTCATTCTTGGACAAACTG GAGTTGCTGCTGCGCTTCTCTGGAAGAACATTCAAACCTATTCATTG ACAAAGAAGATCTTACCCACTGGATTCAGTATCGTCTTGAG TGCTGCAATGCTATGCTTCTACAGTTACGTTATGCTATCGGGAGGAAACCCACCTCCAAAGAAATTGAAGTCTGTGGCTGCATCTCAATCTTAG
- the LOC139840206 gene encoding protein FATTY ACID EXPORT 1, chloroplastic-like isoform X2 → MSSLISRSSCFSAIYTPLHPRNRSHLPILRSTALMMMNNDGRAIKASGLEFRPALNHTSKGHFDVLGKASSSTTEYVNGEEIDREEINEPVEDSVSEQQRSAKIHDFCFGIPYGGIVLIGGLVGYIFSRNTAVLMTGGLYGGAVLALSILSLKIWSQGQSSIPFILGQTGVAAALLWKNIQTYSLTKKILPTGFSIVLSAAMLCFYSYVMLSGGNPPPKKLKSVAASQS, encoded by the exons ATGTCATCACTAATCTCCCGATCATCATGTTTCTCCGCAATTTACACTCCATTACATCCCCGTAATCGATCACACCTCCCTATTCTTCGTTCTACG GCATTAATGATGATGAATAATGATGGGCGTGCCATAAAAGCATCTGGTTTAGAGTTTAGGCCAGCTCTAAATCATACATCAAAAGGGCATTTTGATGTTTTAGGGAAAGCTAGTTCAAGTACTACTGAATATGTCAATGGAGAAGAGATTGATAGAGAAGAGATTAATGAACCAGTTGAAGATTCAGTCTCTGAACAACAACGATCAGCAAAGATTCATGATTTTTGTTTTGGTATTCCGTATG GTGGCATTGTTTTGATTGGGGGACTCGTGGGTTATATTTTCTCAAGAAACACTGCTGTTTTGATGACCGGTGGACTCTATGGAGGTGCTGTTTTGGCACTTAGCATTTTAAGTCTCAAAATCTGGAGTCAAGGACAGTCCAGCATACCATTCATTCTTGGACAAACTG GAGTTGCTGCTGCGCTTCTCTGGAAGAACATTCAAACCTATTCATTG ACAAAGAAGATCTTACCCACTGGATTCAGTATCGTCTTGAG TGCTGCAATGCTATGCTTCTACAGTTACGTTATGCTATCGGGAGGAAACCCACCTCCAAAGAAATTGAAGTCTGTGGCTGCATCTCAATCTTA a